The Acidobacteriota bacterium region GAAGGAGCTGATCAATTCTCCCGAACGGCTGGAAGCGCTCCTGGACGAGCAGCCCCACAATTTTTTTGCCAACCTCAAAATGGCGGGATATTATCGAGAGCGCGGAGAAGAGGACGCAGCCATTCCCTTGTTGAGCCGCGCCAAGTCGGTGTTCCCCGCCTATGCGGGTTCGGACAGCCCTTACCGCCAACTCAGCCGGATTTACCGGCAACGCGGCCAGAACGAGGCGGCCATCGATGAACTTCGGCAGCTCACCGACATCCATGGCGCCGATCTGGAGTCGCTGACTACCCTGGCCACCTGGCTGGCGGAGGAGGAAAGGTCGCAGGAAGCTGCAGCGGTCCTGGAACGGGCGATCCAGGTCTACCCCTTTGACCGGGAGACCCACCAACAGTTGGGTGATCTCTTCATGGGGACAGGAGAAGCGGCCATGGCGGTGCGAGAGTTTCGGGCCCTGCTGGCGCTTCAGCCCCCGGACAGGGCGGCTGCTCACTACCAACTTGCCCGGGCCTTGTTTCGCCTCGGTCAGCGGGTCGAGGCCAAATCCGAGGTTCTCTCCTCCCTGGAAGTCGCCCCCGGGTATGAGCCGGCTCAGGAACTACTGTTGACCCTGGTGGAATAGGTGCCTGAATTATCCGGGCCGTCCGACTCAAGCGGGGTTGACAGGCCGCCGGACCACAGCCGGGATGCTTGCCCCCGAGCCCGCCCAGGTCACTTGAGCGTGGAATCCCGCGGGCTACAAAATCAGCTCCATGTCCATCAATCCTGAATCTGCCCAGGAAACAACCCTCGTCACCCCCGGGGAAGGCCTACCCGCCTCTTCCGAGGTGGAATTGCTGGAAAAGATGCGCCGGGCCCACGGGGACATCCTGCGGGAGATTCGCAAGGAGATCGTCGGACAGGACAGGGTGGTGGATCAGGTCCTGGTTTCCCTGTTTGTGGGAGGACATTCGATCATCACCGGCGTGCCGGGCCTGGCCAAGACCCTGTTGATCAAGACCATCGCCAAGGTCCTGGACCTGAAGTTCAATCGGATCCAGTTCACACCCGACCTGATGCCGGCCGATATCACCGGCACCGACATCATCGAGGAAGATCACACCACCGGACGGCGCACCCTGGTGTTCGTCAAGGGGCCGATCTTCGCCAACATCATTCTGGCCGACGAGATCAATCGAACCCCTCCCAAGACCCAGTCGGCCCTGCTGGAGGCCATGCAGGAATACAGCGTGACGGTTCAGGGTGTTACCTATGACCTCCAGCCACCCTTCTATGTGCTGGCCACCCAGAACCCCATTGAGCTGGAAGGCACCTATCCCCTGCCCGAGGCCCAGGTCGACCGCTTCATGTTCAACATTCTGATCGACTATCTCTCGGAGTCGGAAGAGATCCAGGTGGTGAAGGACACCACTTCCCTGCGCGACATTCGCTACCAGCCTTTGATTGGAGGGGCGGACATCGTGGAATTCCAGCGCGTGGTCCGCCGCATTCCCGTTGCCGATTCGGTGGCCCGATACGCGGTTCGACTGGTCCGGGCCTCCCGTCCCAGCGATCCCAGCGCTCCCGACTTCATCAAGTCCTGGGTCAACTACGGCGCCAGCCTGCGCGCTTCTCAATTCCTGATCCTGGGCGGCAAGGCCAAGGCGGTGCTGCAGGGCCGCTACAACGTGTCGGTGGACGACATCCGAGAACTGGCGCCTCCCGTCCTCCGCCACCGTATCCTCACCAACTTTCACGCCGAATCGGAACAAGTGGACTCCGACGCGGTCATTCGCAAGCTGATCGAAGCCGTGCCGGCGCCGGCCTCGGACTTGTAGGCCGGCGTTGGCACCCGCAATGGAGGCAGTCCAATGACTCCCCAGGCTGGGACGGTCTCCGAACACACCCCGCTGCGTTTCCTGGACCCCGCCGTCCTGGCCAGAATCAGCAACCTGGAGCTGGTGGCGCGAACGGTCGTGGAGGGATTCATCTCCGGCCTGCATCGATCTCCCTATCTGGGTTTCAGTGTGGATTTCGCCCAGTACCGTCAATATATCGAGGGAGACGACATCCGCCAGATCGACTGGAAAGTGTATGCCCGATCCGACCGGCACTACGTCAAGCAATATGAGGGTGAGACCAGCACCAACGTCTACCTGCTGCTGGACATCTCAGGCTCCATGGCCTATCGCTCGGGTTCCGTCTCCAAGATGGAATACGCCCGCTATCTCACGGCCAGCCTGGCCTTTTTCGCCCAGCGCCAACGGGACAGAGTGGGGTTGACCACCTTCGCCGCAGGCCTGGTGGACCAGTTGCCCCCCCGCTGCCGCAGGGAGCACCTTTCGAGCCTGCTGCACCTGATCGACAAGGCAAAAGCCGATGCCGGAACCGCCTTTGGGAAACCGCTGCAGGCGCTGGCGGAGACCATCCGCAGGCGAGGAATCGTCGTCCTGGTTTCCGATCTCCATGCTCCGACCGGTGAGGTTGCGGAGAGCATTCGCCAATTTCGCTCCCAGGGCAACGACGTGATCGTCATTCAGGTTCTGGATCCCCGGGAGCAGCGGTTCGATTTTTCCGATTCCGTTCAAATGGTGGACATGGAGACCCGCCGCAAACTGATCATGGTTCCGGCACTGGCTCGAGCCGACTATCTGGCGCGACTCGAGCGCCATCAGCAGGAGATCAGGAACCACTGCGGCGCCTTGGGAGTTGACTTTTTGGTCATGGAAACCTCCCGTCCCCTGGATCTGGCTCTCTACCGCTACCTGTCCACCAGGCAAAAATCCAGGTAGGCCCGAAGGGCCCATCGGTTCCGCGGCGCGCCATGCAATTCCTCAATCCCCTGTTCCTTGTCGGCAGTCTCGCCCTCATAGCTCCGATCCTGGTCCACCTGGTGCGGAGGGAAACCTCACGCCGGGTTCTCTTCAGCTCGTTGATGTTCGTCCGGCGCACCACCAAGGCCTCCCTTCGGAAGCAGCGGCTGCGACATCCCCTGCTGCTGCTTCTGCGCATGGCCGCCCTTCTGCTGCTGGTGCTGGCTATTGCCCGGCCACTGCTTACCGACCCCGACGCCGTCGGTCTTTCCGGCTCGGGCGGCCGATCCTTGATCCTTCTGCTGGACGACTCGTTCAGCATGCGCTTCGGGGACCGCTTCGAGCGGGCTCAGGCTCAAGCCCGAACCATTCTGGGGGGCATGGGTCCCGGAGACCGGGTCCAGACGGTCCTGTTCTCGGACTCCACGCGCCTCCTCAACCGGCCGGAGGCCAATCCCAGGGAGGTCGGCAAGCTCATCGACGCCCTTGAGCCGGGGTTTGCCGGGACCGACTACGGTCCGGCGCTGCGGCTGGCGGGCCAACTCCTGGCCGCGACTCCGCACGGATCCCCGGAGATCCATTGGATCAGCGACTTTCAGGAGTCGGGTTGGCAACCGGGATCGCCCAACGTCTCCATCGATGACAGGGTTGAGCTTCGCGCGTACCCGGCGGCGCAGGCTCCCGGGCCCAATGTCTCGATCGGCCGCCTGACGGTCGAACCCGAAAATCGTTCCGCTTCCCGGATAGCCGTCACCGCCGAAATTCGATCCCAGCATCTCCGGCAGGCGACGAACTCGGCCCTGGTCCTGGAGATCAACGGTCAGCCGGCCCGCAACCGAACAGTCCGCCTGGAACCCAACGATAGCAGGCAGGTCCGGTTCGAGTCGGTAACCGTTCCCCGAGGCGAGTCCACTGCCAGACTTCACCTCCAGTTCAAGGATGCCCTGCCTCAGGACAACTTCGCCTACTGTTCCCTTTCCCCTCCCCCTCGGCTGAAGACCCTGCTCCTGGGGGCCGACCGCCGGGATCACTACTACCTGAACCGGGCTTTGACGGCCAGTCCCGATTCCTCTCTGGACGTGAAGGTGGCCGAACCAGGGCGGATTCCACCGTCCGAGCTGTCTTCCTACGCCGCGGTGATTCTGAACAACTACGGCCCCATTCAAGCGGGGATGGCCTCGGCCCTGATCCAGTTTGTCAAATCGGGGGGAGGGCTGCTGCTGATTTCAGGCCGCCAAACCCATGCCGAGAGCCTGGGGGGCCTTCAAGAGATCCTGCCCGCCACCCTGCTGAAGCGGTACCGAGCCGCCGGCCGAGGCAAAGACCAGCGCATCGGGCTCCTGCAGAAGCGCCATCCGATCTTCAACCATTTCGAAGAAGTCCATCATTCCTATTTCATGGCCACCGCCTACACCGACTTCTTCCTGGCGGAGCCCCTGGCAGACAGCCAGGTGCTGGCCGCCCTCCAGGATGGGAGTCCGTTGCTGATGGAGCGGCAGTCCGGCAAGGGTCGGGTGCTGCTGTTCACTTCATCCCTGGATCGAAACTGGAACCAACTCCCATTGAAGTCGGTTTTCCTGCCCTTCTGCCAGGAAATGGTCAGATACGCTGCCCGCTTCCGGCCCTCCCCGCAAGCCTACAGGGTCGGAGACAGAGTCGCGCTCCAATCCCTGGCTCCCCAATGGGCCAAGGCGCTGGCGACGCTCTCGACCTCCGGCCGCTCATTCGCACATACCTGGACTGTGGTTGAGCCCTCCGGCCGGGAAATCCCCCTGGAGGATCCGTTCGGTGAAAACCGGTCCGCACTGAAACTGACCGAACCGGGCTTTTACCGATTCCGGGT contains the following coding sequences:
- a CDS encoding BatA domain-containing protein, encoding MQFLNPLFLVGSLALIAPILVHLVRRETSRRVLFSSLMFVRRTTKASLRKQRLRHPLLLLLRMAALLLLVLAIARPLLTDPDAVGLSGSGGRSLILLLDDSFSMRFGDRFERAQAQARTILGGMGPGDRVQTVLFSDSTRLLNRPEANPREVGKLIDALEPGFAGTDYGPALRLAGQLLAATPHGSPEIHWISDFQESGWQPGSPNVSIDDRVELRAYPAAQAPGPNVSIGRLTVEPENRSASRIAVTAEIRSQHLRQATNSALVLEINGQPARNRTVRLEPNDSRQVRFESVTVPRGESTARLHLQFKDALPQDNFAYCSLSPPPRLKTLLLGADRRDHYYLNRALTASPDSSLDVKVAEPGRIPPSELSSYAAVILNNYGPIQAGMASALIQFVKSGGGLLLISGRQTHAESLGGLQEILPATLLKRYRAAGRGKDQRIGLLQKRHPIFNHFEEVHHSYFMATAYTDFFLAEPLADSQVLAALQDGSPLLMERQSGKGRVLLFTSSLDRNWNQLPLKSVFLPFCQEMVRYAARFRPSPQAYRVGDRVALQSLAPQWAKALATLSTSGRSFAHTWTVVEPSGREIPLEDPFGENRSALKLTEPGFYRFRVQETENLLAANLDPRESDLRAPNPEQLLAQLPRIASQEGAAPRQPTSVDRRHVLENRQHLWWYLVLIACLVLLVESLLANRYSSVLSQK
- a CDS encoding DUF58 domain-containing protein — protein: MTPQAGTVSEHTPLRFLDPAVLARISNLELVARTVVEGFISGLHRSPYLGFSVDFAQYRQYIEGDDIRQIDWKVYARSDRHYVKQYEGETSTNVYLLLDISGSMAYRSGSVSKMEYARYLTASLAFFAQRQRDRVGLTTFAAGLVDQLPPRCRREHLSSLLHLIDKAKADAGTAFGKPLQALAETIRRRGIVVLVSDLHAPTGEVAESIRQFRSQGNDVIVIQVLDPREQRFDFSDSVQMVDMETRRKLIMVPALARADYLARLERHQQEIRNHCGALGVDFLVMETSRPLDLALYRYLSTRQKSR
- a CDS encoding AAA family ATPase yields the protein MRRAHGDILREIRKEIVGQDRVVDQVLVSLFVGGHSIITGVPGLAKTLLIKTIAKVLDLKFNRIQFTPDLMPADITGTDIIEEDHTTGRRTLVFVKGPIFANIILADEINRTPPKTQSALLEAMQEYSVTVQGVTYDLQPPFYVLATQNPIELEGTYPLPEAQVDRFMFNILIDYLSESEEIQVVKDTTSLRDIRYQPLIGGADIVEFQRVVRRIPVADSVARYAVRLVRASRPSDPSAPDFIKSWVNYGASLRASQFLILGGKAKAVLQGRYNVSVDDIRELAPPVLRHRILTNFHAESEQVDSDAVIRKLIEAVPAPASDL